CGCTAATTGCTAGATCTACTTCAGGAGTAGGCACCCAGGCGGCGAAAAGCCCGCCGGCAAAGCCTGCGTCACGACAGCGCGGCAGGTCTAATTGTCCGCTGGCGGGTCCCTGAAGGAATGTCTGTGCAGGATCCTGACGATGTTCGTTCCAAAGTTGTAGCAAAACATCGTTATGTCCATCAAAAACCGGCATTAATTCTTCAGTTCCGTGCGCTACGTTATTCATAAAAAAGGTCTACCTTTGATTGAGCATGGCTAAGACAACGGAGATTTGTTCCGACAGGGTGCACTCACCGCGTGAAATTGCACCAGCAAAGAACAAGCACAGTACGCTTCACATTAGTTTTTTCGATATGAAACGTCGGGATGTGTAAAGCAACAGTTTTTCATTTAAGCCAGTTGCCCGGAGTTAAGTCAAGGGTTGGCCAACGTAATTTTTAATTTTACTTTTATATATCAACACGATGGGAGTAGTTATGGTTACCAGGCGTCAATTTGTTACCGGTTTTTCCGCAATACCTGTTCTGTCCTACCTGAAATTCGATGCTGTGTTTGCTGCCACACCGGCCTCAATTCTGGTGATGGCTATCCAGCTTGATATCATTACCAGCCTTGATCCGCATGAAAGCTTCGAGTCCGTGGGCAGTGAAATTACCGGCAATATGTACCAGCAACTGGTGAAACCAAAACTGGCCTCCCCTGATGAAATCGAAGGCGATCTGGCTGTTTCATGGACCGCTTCCGACGATAAAAAAACCTTCACGTTCAAACTCGACCCGAAAGCAAAATGGGCCGATGGAAAACCTGTGACCGCCGAAGACGCCGCATTTTCCCTGCAGCGTGTGGTGAAACTCGACAAGAGCCCGGCCTACATCATCAACCAGTTTGGCTATACCAAAGATAACGTCGACAGCCTGATTACCGCACCGGACGCCGAAACGCTGGTGATCCAGACCACCGAACCTGCTTCTGAATCCTTCCTGCTGTATTGCCTGACCGCGAACGTGGGCAGTATCGTGCAAAAATCTGCCTGCCTGGCCAATCAGGCAGGTGACGATCTGGGTAACGCCTGGCTGAAGAAAAACAGCGCCGGTTCTGGTGCTTTCAAACTGCGCGACTGGAAAGTCAGCGAATCCGTGATTCTCGAAAGCAACAAAAACAACCCGCACGCAGGCAAAATCCAGCGCATCATCATGCGTCACATCATCGATCCTTCTGCCCAGTTGCTCATGTTGCAGAAAGGCGATATAGATATCGCGCGTAACCTGACCACCGAACAGTTACGTCCTCTGCTGAAGGACAAAAACTTCACGCTGGTACAGAAAGGCATTGCCGGCACCTTTATGCTTTCTGCCAATACCGCGCATCCGAATCTTGCCAAACCGCAGGTCTGGCAGGCGATCAAATGGGCCATCGATTACGAAAACATCCAGCAGCATATCGTGCCGCTGACCCACAAAATCCACCAGAGCTTCCTGCCGGAAGGTTTCCCTGCGGCGGTGAATACCATTATGTACAAACGTGATGTGGCAAAAGCCAAAGCGCTGCTGGCCGAAGCCGGTTTCCCAAACGGTTTTGA
The Rahnella variigena genome window above contains:
- a CDS encoding ABC transporter substrate-binding protein is translated as MVTRRQFVTGFSAIPVLSYLKFDAVFAATPASILVMAIQLDIITSLDPHESFESVGSEITGNMYQQLVKPKLASPDEIEGDLAVSWTASDDKKTFTFKLDPKAKWADGKPVTAEDAAFSLQRVVKLDKSPAYIINQFGYTKDNVDSLITAPDAETLVIQTTEPASESFLLYCLTANVGSIVQKSACLANQAGDDLGNAWLKKNSAGSGAFKLRDWKVSESVILESNKNNPHAGKIQRIIMRHIIDPSAQLLMLQKGDIDIARNLTTEQLRPLLKDKNFTLVQKGIAGTFMLSANTAHPNLAKPQVWQAIKWAIDYENIQQHIVPLTHKIHQSFLPEGFPAAVNTIMYKRDVAKAKALLAEAGFPNGFEITLDHYSASPSSDIVQALQSNLAEVGIKVTLLAAESRQVLTKMRARQQQLAMTQWGADYFDPNSNAEAFCSNPDNTDKAKSRTLAWRCSWQDKDISDLSTKALKESDPATRIKLYEELQTRHMENSPFAIMLQPTMTAACRNVISGVVLTVMSTSPYEKVVKA